CGAACTCGGCGATCGTCGCCTCGAAGAGTTCGGGTGTCAGCACGCAGGCGGTGTACTCCTCCAGGCTGATCACCCCGTCGCCGTTGGCGTCGAGTTCGGTCACAAGCGTCGTCCAGTACCGGTCGAAGGACGCCCGCAGCCGACCTTGCGCCTCGGGGGTCGACGCCCCTGCCTGGGCGACGACCCGGTCGCCCATCAGCGCGAAGTCCTCGGCCTCCAGAACGCCGTTGCCGTTCGCGTCCAGCAGTGTGAAGACCAGTGCGACCCGCTGGGTGGCCTCTGCGCGCATGAGTCCGTCACCTTTCCTGATTTTCTCTCCCGGCCGGATGCGGCCCACGGGTGATTGCCCAGGCGGGGCGCGGCTACACGGGCGGCCCGTCCGATTCACCGGATAGGTAGAAACAGGGCGATACGGCTGCGGGTCCGGGGCCGGACGTGCAGCACCGGCCGACGATCCCGGCGGGCCCGGACCGGCCCGGCGCGGACGGCGGCGGGCCGGTACGAGCGGGCGGGCGCGGGCGCGGCACGAGCGAGCGCACGGGCGCGGTACGAGTTGGCGGGCCCGGGTGGGTGTGGGAGCCGGGCCCCGGTGGATGGGGAAGCGAGGGCC
The sequence above is a segment of the Streptomyces griseoviridis genome. Coding sequences within it:
- a CDS encoding EF-hand domain-containing protein; this encodes MRAEATQRVALVFTLLDANGNGVLEAEDFALMGDRVVAQAGASTPEAQGRLRASFDRYWTTLVTELDANGDGVISLEEYTACVLTPELFEATIAEFAEALAALGDPDGDGLIERPLFADLMIAIGFRRPNIDHLFDAFEPDADDRIQVRTWVEGIKDYYDPNKAGIPGDHLVAAAVA